The sequence below is a genomic window from Colletotrichum destructivum chromosome 4, complete sequence.
GCCGATGCTCTCCCGACGCCGGCGCTCGCGGTATGCCAGCGTCTCATACGCATCGGCGGCACTCTGAGGCCCGATCGACACGGAACGGCCACGCGTCGTCGGATGGCGGATGGACTGGACTACGCGGGGAAAGTCCCTGACCGAAGGGATGAGGTTGTCCATTCTCGAGCCTAGATCGATGACCTTGTACTTTGAAGCTGGCGTGAAGaaacgacgaggaagatTCCACTCGACCTTCTCCAAGAGACGAAAAAGGTGCGGTAGGATCCTGAGCATGGTCGGCTTCATAACCTCCCGCCACACAAAAATGACAAAGACGCCAAAAAAGACGCGTGCCAGGACGATGTGCCacccgagggcgccgagatcAAGGGACTGGACGGTATGAGCGGATCCCCCAAAGGAATCGATTGACGTCCTCCCATACATCCATGTTCCGATTTCCAGGCCAATCACGACGCCAGCGAAAGCAACGCTGTCGTCGAAGCAAGGGCAGTCATCTGCGGGTTCTGGGTGGATCCTGACGAGGACAATAATGACAAGAGCGGCGATAACAGGCGCCCACCACGAGCTGCCGTGCATGTACGCATCCAAAGGAGGGCCGTAATGAAACTCGACGAgcgagatggcggcgcccAGAATAGATCCtacgacgacgtcgatgaagCCGTGCATGCCGCAGTACAGACGACCCAGCACGATGGAGACCGCATAAAAGTATGACAGTCCCTCAAGGAGGTTCTTGGTCGATTCCGGCAGGGTGTTGTCAGGGCTGCGCAGGAGCAGCACGCCGTACACGGCGACTGATACGGCGTTGGCGCTATGGGTCGATGGAAAGCCATATTCCAGGGCAGCGGAGCCGGACATGGTGATTCGGTGTAAGGGCGGGGAGAGCGGTCGTGGCAGCGAGAAGAAGTCCTTGATGAAGCCAGTGAAGAAgacgccctcggcaaggATATGGATGACACTGGAGACGGCCACTGGTCAGATAGGTCCCTCAACAGGCATGCATGATGATGTTTCGGTCGCTTACCCTTTGCCGAAGGAAGCGTAGCCGCACCAGAAGAGCATGGGTAGGCCGATCATGAAGAAGGTATGTGTGCCGAGGTTCGCCGTAATGGCAAAGTAGCTGTCGAGCCACGGTGTGCGCATCGTGTCCTGCAAGTAAGCAAGGTAGGGGGTCTCCCATCGGATCAGTGGCAGCATCCACTGTCGCAGTCGGTATCGCCATGACGGCAGCGCTCTCTTATCTATTCGAGGGCAAGGTCAGCTCGGTGCTTGGTAGGTTACGGTGGCGGCAATGACCACCGGGCCAGGATGCGCAAGGCTCGGGGCCGTAGATAGCCTGGCCAGGCAGACACAAGGCTGGAGGGCATAGCAGCATACAATGATCGAGACTTCTCAGCCCCGCGTCGGGCGCGTCGCTGGGGCTCTTGACCGTGATGAGAGGCGGGGCGGGGGCCTCAGCGATTGCAGCTGGGTCGGTGGCTGTAGGGTTCGATGCGGTAGCGTCGCGGCGCTCCGGGTCAGACATTGGCGCCGGTGCGGCGCCATTGATATGGCTCTTCATcaggcgttgtcgaggaTTGCGGTCGTGAGGCATACGGCCATCCGTTTTCTCGTGGGGGTTGAGGTGGTGGTTCGCAGTTATGCGGTCGTGTGGAGCGTGGTTAGAGGACTTGGGAGAGTCGGGGTTGGCAGGTGTAAGCGTTTAGGGTGGAGGGGAAGCGAAGGCAGCTGCACTTGCTCGACGACAGGGTAGAAGGCTGCGCATTTGCCTGTCGAAAGGGACTGCTTAGTGGATGGTGAGAACGAGCGGTTGTGTAGTAGGAGGGCACCAGCGGCAATACTTTTTCGAAAGCTGCGACGtttggggagagggggagagggaaaagagcAAGATAGACAGGAAATATGCAAAGCTGCAGCAGTGTCGACGGCGGGATTGCGATGCTGCGTCCGTACCTAGCGTACAACCACCAACGGGCGCGGGAAACTATAACTGGACCGGCACCCACGCACCCCAACTGCAACTGCAACCGCAACTGGAACGAACCACTGGTGTGGGTGTGGTGTGTGGGAGGAGCAGGTGCCTTGGCTCAGGGACCGGTGCTCGGATTCGGAGTACCTGGCACCACGGGCGAAGTATTGTGAGTGATGCACTAGAGGGGGAAGGCCAGCTTGTGAGGCCTGTAATGCTTGTGATGGCAGCAGAGGCGGAAGGCACCAGAGTTGATTAAGGACTGCAATAATCAATCAACATCGAACAACACCAAACAAGTGAGGCCCAGCTATGCGTACTTGTATACTCCTATTAGTGCGTAGAGGAAGTGGGCATGAGATGGAAGGAGTCCTGCACTAGCGCTGGTGTCTGGCACCACGAGGCATCTGAGATTGATCGGTACCTGACAGCCCTGGCATCATCAACGGCGGGGGCACGTCTTAGCCTTCAGACCTCGTCCAGTCGTCGCCAATGTTCTCTTGCAAGTCCACAGGTACTTTGCCTGAGGTAACTGCTTGCCTACCTACCACttcgtttcgtttcgtaGGTACTTTGTAGCTGCCTCACTGAAGAGAGGATCGGCAGTGATCTTTCTaccttctttctcttccaaATTCCATGCCTCTGGAGCTGTTGTCCACTCTTTACACTTAGTGCACAGCTTCAACGCGGTATCTGTACCTGTACACCCTACAGATATGTACATGGAAGCCCAGCCATGAAGACCTCGAGAATGCTTTTTCTTCGATGCACCAGAAGGAGTGGAGAACAAACACACtcacaacacacacaccatgCCCCAATGGACGGACATGTCTGTCGACTGTCTCACCATCTGGGAGCTTGACCTTGAGATACCTGGTACTACTGAACAGCCTTGGAATCAGGTTCCCCTCTGGCGATTGCCAGAGACACGCAAAAACCAATACACTTGCGTGACTTGTTAATGCCATTGCCGCTTCCCCCACATTTCGAGGGGGCACATTCAGTGCGCCCAAACAAGCGCCCCGCCCAAGGTATCCAAGCATCTTCCCAGTCAGGCTCCGTTGTCCTTGGGATCTCCAGTCTCGGGACCTCTGGCTCTCGTCTCATCCCATCCGGTCCTTCGTTTGTCTTCTCATACGGATTGAGAGTTGCATTGCACAGTTGCATTGCCGACGAACGTGCCCTCTCCCACGTCCGAGAGTCTTCTTTCTGCCGTTCGAGAACACGACACTATGACCTCACCAACAGCCGCCTGTCTGTACCTCGAATGGTTGAACGGGGATTCAGAGAGCAACAAGAGCATTTTGTTTTACATCTTAAATTCCGTAACCGCTGGTTCAGCTAATCGTAGATACCACAGTGAAAgcaaaaagagaaaagaaaagaacacCCCTAAGAGCAGCAAAATAAGTAGTAAAAGACACCATGAACATTGTTTGACATTATGCCTTTCTATTTTCCAACACAACGGTTGATTTAGAACTTGATAATCAGCCTTGAAGCAGTCAGTAGATCCATCCGTCCCACCCCACTCGCCCACTCGTGATTTTAACTCAGACATCCCTGTCGACAACTTCAAGCTCCCTTTCCTTTCCACAAGCTTtatccgtacctacctacatacaAACACCGGCTTCTTCGCCAGAACGAACAGCATCAACTGACCAGGCCTCCCCTTTGGCCCATCCCGACCGAACAGAACAACCATTGAATCACTTTCTGTTCCTCTCCCTGTTCTTTTCTTACACACACCCAATGGCCgccctccttcccctccgTGCCCGCCACTGCCTCATTACCGGCGCATACGGCGGTATCGGGGCAGCCATCGCCACccgcttcgccgccgagggcgccctcgtcacccTCCTCGGTCGCAAGGAGGACAAGCTGCGCGACCTCTGCGCCCGTCTGACACCCTTTCCTGACTCCCGCCTTGCCCCTCTGTCTGCCGCCACCGCTACATCTTCGCCTCACGTACGCGAGGATAAGCCCGCCCACTCCTACGCCGTCATGGACGTCTCCGCCGACagccgcgacgacgccgtcttgGATGGTATATGGGTTTGTCTCCCCcttgctttctctctcctcttccccttcaTGCCCGCGTGATGTTCTACTGCAAAGACACGCCAGACTAACAGGGACGTGCCGCATCCACTCGCAGCAACGTACGGGCCAAATAGATGTCCTAGTCAACGCGGCGGGTATTGCGCAATTCCAGCTGTTGCAAAACACCTCCTCGCAAACCGCGAGGGAGCTCGTGGACACTAACCTAATGGGCACAATCTTCATGTCGAGATACATGGCCCAGCGCATGAAGCGCAGGCGCGCAGACAGGGATGGTAAGTCAGAGCAACGCTCGTGTTCACAATACTAACATCCTCACGcttgtcttttttcttcttgtaTTTTTGCCACACCATCTATCCGATCGCAACGCCCGCACTGATGGGTCAACCTCATGCGTGCGATGCACGTCCTGCGCTTATAGTCCTGCTGACTATGTCGTTCCATACAAGCTTGCATTATCAACATTGCGAGTCTGCTGGCCGAAAAGGGTAGTCCTGGCACCAGTATCTACGCAGCTTCGAAGGCCGGGATCATTGGTATGTGGTCTTTTTGTTTCTTATTCTTCCTATTTCCGTTCCTTGTGCATAGCGCACACACTACGTTGCTGTATCTTCTCTCCTCGGCACCATCTTCCCAATGTAAATGAGCAACTCTAATAGCTGGGACGACGTCTCCCATAGGCTTCACTCATGCCCTTTCTGTCGAGCTGGGACCACTACGCATCAGGGCCAATGCCATCGTCCCTGGCTACATAGAAACCAACATGCTTGCTTGTAAGaaaccccccctttcccatcCTCCCTTCCCATATTCCCCATTTGCAAGATTGGACTTCCGCGGATTCCGAAGGTGGGTGCTCGTTGGTCAGAGCAAAGCTAATGTACAAATAAACCCAGCAATGTCGAGGGAACCCCTCGAAAAACGAATTCCCCTTGGGCGTTTGGGCCGGCCCGACGAGGTGGCCGACGCTGCCGTCTTTCTTGCCCAAAACACTTATGCCAACAACTGCATCCTGAATCTGGACGGCGGGCTAAGTGCTGTCTGAGCTGGCGTACTACGTAGGAGAGCTCCCCAGTCTAGTTGGGGGAGGGTACCCTTGAGGAAAGGAACCCTTGCAACAtcagtcgtcgtcgatgacgatTGCTCCACCTGTCGAATCATCCACAATGACCACGTCGTCGCTGCTTGTCGTGGCAACCTTGACCTTCTTCGCTTCACTTGgcccatcgccgtcgtccgacCGAGACCGCTTGAGGTTTGCCGATTCTCCTTCAGCGTCGACAGTAGGCTTGCCATTCTGCTCGCTTGTACCATTCGACTCCACTAGGGtctccttcttgggcttgcGAGGGATCATGGGTTTCTGATCCGCAATCAAGCCCTTGACAGGCTTGTCTCCTAAGGACTCCTTGCTGTGAGGGTGTTAGTGGGCGCTTCGATGTTAGATAGGGAGATAAGACGCACGATTCCAGGATGCTGATGACGACATTGACAAAGGgctcttcatcgtcctcatcgatAACGGTGAGGAAGGTATCTTCGTTGATGCCAAGGTCGCTGAGCTTTTTGGGCAGGTTTTCCGTCTCATCTGGGTCGTAAAGCGGACCTGCGTCGTTATTCACGGCGAACTCCTTATCGCCGTACCCAAGCTCCAGGCGAACAAAGTCTTCGACGAGATCCTTGAGCGTGGCTCTAGACAGGTCGACGAATACGCTCGTCTGATATACACTGCATACTGGGCAATCTGGGTTGGGAGCCCGGTACTTGCTCGAGTTGAGCAAACGAGCAGGGTTGTGAGGAGAGATGAACACCTAGGTAGAGGATGTTAGCACACGGCCCTGTCAATCGCAAAATTTGACTTTACCTCCTTGGTCTGAGTGAAGTCGCCTCTCAGCACCTTGAATGATTGAAGGACACACAGTCCCGCAACAATTGCATTGGTCGTCGCAATGGCTGGGATGATGTTGCCGGCCATCTGCTTGATATCGAAGCGAGACTTGCGCTCGATGCCGAATATGGTTGATCGAACATTGGCACTGGCCGTTACGAAATCCAAAGtgtcctcgtcatccttaTCGAATGTGATTATAGGACCCGGACCGGATGCGTCTTGATGAgccttcttcagctcctGCATGCGCTTGCTCAACCGATCCAGGCTGTCGACGAAAACTGCGAAATTCTGCTCCAGTGTCCACACATTCTGTCCGTCCTTGAGAATATCCTCCTTCGAGGCAAGGGCGTCCTTCGACTGGTCCGAAAGGGCTTTGTAGTCGAGGGCCTCCGGCTTGCGTCTGGACTTCCACATGTCCTCCATAGACGCCAATCGCACGATGTCCGTGTTGAATACCTTGTCGAATAGAAGCTGAGGAAAGGCTTCGGTGCCCAGTGATTCGCGAATCGCTctgagggcggcggcctctttCTTCAGTTCCTCAATCTCCTGGGCATTCTCGGCATCGGCTGAGTTATCGAACGCGGACTCGTCTTCGCTCGTTCCGAAAATCTCGTTAAGCAGATAGCTCTTGCCCCAGACAATACAGTGGATGGGCTGACTCGGCGTGCTTCGGATGGTGCAGACCGGGAAGGACTTGGGCGTCTCCTTAGTGGTGCAGTCGTAGCATGCGGTAATTCCCTTCTTGATAACCTGAACATTGCCGTTGAACCCAGTCGTGCCGCTCTCGATCAGGGGGACATCCGCAGCCAGGCACATTCTGTTGACGTGCCGTCTGGCCTCGAGGTTGTCCAGCGCATTGAAAACGATGTTGAAGTCCCGGAACCATTTCACACTGAACTGGGAATCCTTTATGTTCGCATGGTGCGCAATGATCTTGACCTTGGGGTTGAAGGGCTGTGCTGCGTCCTTGGCCACCTTTGAGAAGTCAGCAACGCAGTACCTCCAAAGCCTACATGGCATCGCAGCGCCAGGGACCATACCAGAGCCTTAGACTTCTTGATGTGCTCGTGTCGGAAGAGGAATTGTCGGTTGAGGTTGCTCAGATCGATTGTatcgagatcgacgacgtGGATTTCGCCATAGCCAGTGAGCACAATGTTTTTGAGTAGTTCGCATCCGATACCGCCAGCGCCGACCATCAAAACGCGTGCCTGTGTGATTGCGGTTAGCTCCATTGAATCCTTAAGTAAAGGCGATGCCATTTCCAAGTCGTTCCAGAGGGCGCGAATTGAACGGACGCCGTCGTTGAATGAGTGCTGCGGCGGAGGCAGGCGCGTGGTCTGATGCGCCGGGCTCTCGACATGGTTGCGACATACCTTCTTGACAGTGGCATTTAGCGATCCACCGAGTGACTGCTGATAGAACCGGTCACGCGGCCGGACGGCAGGAGgcctttgctgctgctgctgctgctgctgctgccgctgctgctgcgttGTTTGCGCGGGCGGCTGCGCAACGGGGACCGTGGAGGTTTGCGGCTGCGTgggttgttgctgttgctctggtggtggtgcagcggcggccgtcgttgtcgtcgcggGTGGTGTCGGCGCGGTCGCCTCTGGCGCGGTTGcggcagctgcagcagcgccTGCTTCAGCAGTGGGATCCATGGGGTTCAGTTCGTTATTTTGTAGACGTGATCCTGTGCGTCGATGACTGCTAATTGGAATCGCAAAGAAGTCGGGTTGTGACAGGAGCAGCGATCGCGAGGTGGGAAGAGAtcagagaagaaggagggagggatgagCCGCGCGCTAGGTGGGATTGACGGGACAAGGGCGGGTGGTTTCAGCACGGGAGAGCGAGGCTGCAGGCAGCGACAGGAAGGTTGAGGTTTTCCCTGAGGTCAGCGGGAGGAAGGAATGATCGCCCGGCGCAAGGTTCTAGCCAATACCGGCAGCCGGTGACAAGATCCAGCAGGGATTAGAGCTGTTGGTTCCTGGGGGAGTTGCCGCGCTCAAGTTCTGATTAGTACCTCAGTCAGAAGAGGAACCCAGTCGTTTGTAGTGGAAGCTCACTGAAGGGCGCTGTAACCTCAGCGGTCTAGTTGACCTTCCAGAGATCGTGACGCTCCACAACGCGCCAAAACCTAGGTACCTGAGCTCACAGTGCCATCCATACCTGCCTGGCCCGTCCTGAAATGTTGCCTAAAAGGTGCATCTCGCTTGCTCACCTCCGGAGTTTCGCTGGGTCCTTGCAGGTCCCCGACAGACCTGTGTGGCTAAGCCCCTCAACAAGGCGAGCAACGGATTGAAGATTGTAACAGGGGGATCAAGGAGAGTGGCCGGGAAGAGACTGTAGAAGGTTCATCATTTGGGGGGCTTCTGGGATGATGGCCGCCTGCAATTGACCGGTGATCCAACAAGGAAAAAACAAACGGGTCAGTGCAGTGCAGCGGTATGGGTCTCTCTTCGAGCCTGAATAGTCCGAAGTTCAACCTGTGCTGCCCCCGTCGTTCCCCCAGCGAAAGGATCACAAAGCAGCAGGCCGTCAGAAGCATCGAGTTGCAGCCAAGCCCAAGGTCGCATTCTTGCAGATCCCGCAAAGACAAAAGCCGGACCGCATTCGATCCCAGGAGGAGCCCCCCGCACAGGCAGGCTCATCAtgtccgacgacgaggccgatcCAGAGCTcctggccctcctccgccagcattTCCAGGGCAAGCTCAATATCGACGATGAGCCGGAGACgggcgtcctcgagggcgccgaatTCGTTTACGACAACTCCATCGATGTTGCCATCGACATGAGGTCCACCAaacgcgccgccgccaccatctACGCCCAGATGGAGCAAAAGCAGtactcgacctcgacctggGCCGAGCACGAGCTGCAtcccaaggccaaggacgaggccaccgccgccttcgtcttcaCCATGGACCTGCTCAACTTCTGCTTCTGGTCCGAGaagcccgacgacgagaggTTTGCCGTCGAGTACCGTGGCAGGACGTGGACTGGCTACTGGAGCATGGTTGCCTCGCTGCAGCGCGCTCTCGATGAGGACATTCCCATCACCAGCCCCGACTTTTGGCAAAGCGAGGACGAGTGCACCATGGAGCTCATGAGGCATGTTTTCCGCtccaagacggacgaggagatgcCCTTGCTCGAGGAGCGCCTGGCATGCCTGCGCGAAGCCGGCACCGTGCTGTACGAGATGTACAATTGCAGCGTCACGAAgctcatcgaggccgccaacgGCTCCGCCGCTAGGCTCGTCAATCTCCTCGCCCGGGACTTTGACTGTTTCCGTGATGAGCACAAGTTTGAGGGCCGTCGGAAACCCGTGAGAATTCTCAAGAGGGCGCAGATCCTCGTGGCAGACATTTGGGCGTGCTTTGGCGGTGAGGGCATCGGTGCCTTCAGGGATATTGACAAGATTACAATGTTCGCCGACTACCGCGTTCCACAAATCCTCAACACCATGGGCTGTCTGTATTATAGCCCTTCGCTGGCGACGGCTATCGTTGACAAGCGAGTCATCGAGAGTGGATCGAGGCTGGAGTTGCAGATGAGAGGTGAGGCCAATGAAACATGACATATGGGTGAAGGTGCATGCTAACACTGCGCCAGCGTGCAGTATCTGGTGCGTCGAGCTCATCAAGCGGGAGATCCAGAGGGAGCATCCCGGAACAAGCGTCAACGCCATTCTGATTGATTTCTTCCTATATGATACCATGAAGGAGCTGGAGGCCGCCGGTACAGAGACGGTAGGCCATCACCGTACGAGAAGCATATGGTACTAGAGCAGCTCAATGTTACTGTGAAGATGACGTGACAATAAATGCCTCTGGAAAGGGGTATAATTCCGGGTCGCTGTTATCCAGCTTAGCTAATATCGTGCGGCTACGTGTACAGCAATCCTCTTCTCGCATGCCTCGTAAATCCTTGCTGCAAGCCGTTTACTTGAAGGGACTGGTTCATAAAGTCATTGTGTCAAACTCCAAACTCCCCTGCTTTCATCGTGATCGCACACTTCACGCTCTTAATCTCATCTTCAAGCGGGTCCCATTACCGTCGAGCTCATGAGTTCATCCATGTGCGCCCGCTCGAGAGAGtttcccttctcctcctccttgagcAACACGGCAAGGACCTCTATGGGTGGGTTGAGGCCCAGTCTCTCAGCCCGCTTCCAACGCTTCATGCGCTGCAGACCAATGCAGGGCTAAGTAATGTGTCAGCACTGCAACCATTTCAAGTGAAAAGAAGAGACTTACACCATACTGCGAGCTGACATCAAAATACCGCAGCACCTTCTCTGCTAAACTCACGTCACCCTGATGAACTCTCGGTGCGATGCGCTGGGCCTCGACCGATTTCCAGTACTTGTTGATCTGGGCGTCATTGATTTTCTCGGCCCTGACTACAGACTTCGACTTCTCGGGAACGTCCTCCTCAaccttggcctcctcggtcTCAGGAGTCGCAGGCTTGTCGAGGTGGATCTCGTCGGTCTCTTCTTCCGCCTTCTGGACTTGCTTGCCGATGTCTGCCCTACCGACAGCGGAAGCAAGGGTGGCCTTCTTCTGATCCTTTGGTACGGGCTTGGACACTCTGTGAGAAAAGCTGATGGTCGACTGGCCCCGAGTCGGGCCAGATCTGGCTCGGGCTCCTCCAGTTGATCTTCGGGTAGTAGGCATTGCTTGAATGATGCGAGATTGCCGATAGACCTAAGTGATGCGGTTGACGGTAAAAAAGGTATCAAAGACTTGACGTTATCGAGTGCAGAATTCTTATAATTGATTGCAATGCTTTCGAAATGTCGCCAATCGGGGTCGTCGCAGTAATCCTTTTGACCAGACTGATGCGCAGCGGATGACGAAATGAGCAGGAAGGTGGCAGGGGCCTTAATTTGGCAGGACAACGCGAGTTTGATACGAAATCACGTGTCTGTGCACGGTAGATACAGTGTGTTGTCGAGGAATTAACTGTC
It includes:
- a CDS encoding Putative THIF-type NAD/FAD binding, ubiquitin-activating enzyme, SCCH domain, ThiF/MoeB/HesA family, giving the protein MDPTAEAGAAAAAATAPEATAPTPPATTTTAAAAPPPEQQQQPTQPQTSTVPVAQPPAQTTQQQRQQQQQQQQQRPPAVRPRDRFYQQSLGGSLNATVKKARVLMVGAGGIGCELLKNIVLTGYGEIHVVDLDTIDLSNLNRQFLFRHEHIKKSKALVAKDAAQPFNPKVKIIAHHANIKDSQFSVKWFRDFNIVFNALDNLEARRHVNRMCLAADVPLIESGTTGFNGNVQVIKKGITACYDCTTKETPKSFPVCTIRSTPSQPIHCIVWGKSYLLNEIFGTSEDESAFDNSADAENAQEIEELKKEAAALRAIRESLGTEAFPQLLFDKVFNTDIVRLASMEDMWKSRRKPEALDYKALSDQSKDALASKEDILKDGQNVWTLEQNFAVFVDSLDRLSKRMQELKKAHQDASGPGPIITFDKDDEDTLDFVTASANVRSTIFGIERKSRFDIKQMAGNIIPAIATTNAIVAGLCVLQSFKVLRGDFTQTKEVFISPHNPARLLNSSKYRAPNPDCPVCSVYQTSVFVDLSRATLKDLVEDFVRLELGYGDKEFAVNNDAGPLYDPDETENLPKKLSDLGINEDTFLTVIDEDDEEPFVNVVISILESKESLGDKPVKGLIADQKPMIPRKPKKETLVESNGTSEQNGKPTVDAEGESANLKRSRSDDGDGPSEAKKVKVATTSSDDVVIVDDSTGGAIVIDDD
- a CDS encoding Putative queuosine salvage protein family; translated protein: MSDDEADPELLALLRQHFQGKLNIDDEPETGVLEGAEFVYDNSIDVAIDMRSTKRAAATIYAQMEQKQYSTSTWAEHELHPKAKDEATAAFVFTMDLLNFCFWSEKPDDERFAVEYRGRTWTGYWSMVASLQRALDEDIPITSPDFWQSEDECTMELMRHVFRSKTDEEMPLLEERLACLREAGTVLYEMYNCSVTKLIEAANGSAARLVNLLARDFDCFRDEHKFEGRRKPVRILKRAQILVADIWACFGGEGIGAFRDIDKITMFADYRVPQILNTMGCLYYSPSLATAIVDKRVIESGSRLELQMRACSIWCVELIKREIQREHPGTSVNAILIDFFLYDTMKELEAAGTETVGHHRTRSIWY
- a CDS encoding Putative short-chain dehydrogenase/reductase SDR, NAD(P)-binding domain superfamily, coding for MAALLPLRARHCLITGAYGGIGAAIATRFAAEGALVTLLGRKEDKLRDLCARLTPFPDSRLAPLSAATATSSPHVREDKPAHSYAVMDVSADSRDDAVLDGIWQRTGQIDVLVNAAGIAQFQLLQNTSSQTARELVDTNLMGTIFMSRYMAQRMKRRRADRDACIINIASLLAEKGSPGTSIYAASKAGIIGFTHALSVELGPLRIRANAIVPGYIETNMLASMSREPLEKRIPLGRLGRPDEVADAAVFLAQNTYANNCILNLDGGLSAV
- a CDS encoding Putative phosphatidic acid phosphatase type 2/haloperoxidase, which gives rise to MPHDRNPRQRLMKSHINGAAPAPMSDPERRDATASNPTATDPAAIAEAPAPPLITVKSPSDAPDAGLRSLDHYKRALPSWRYRLRQWMLPLIRWETPYLAYLQDTMRTPWLDSYFAITANLGTHTFFMIGLPMLFWCGYASFGKGVIHILAEGVFFTGFIKDFFSLPRPLSPPLHRITMSGSAALEYGFPSTHSANAVSVAVYGVLLLRSPDNTLPESTKNLLEGLSYFYAVSIVLGRLYCGMHGFIDVVVGSILGAAISLVEFHYGPPLDAYMHGSSWWAPVIAALVIIVLVRIHPEPADDCPCFDDSVAFAGVVIGLEIGTWMYGRTSIDSFGGSAHTVQSLDLGALGWHIVLARVFFGVFVIFVWREVMKPTMLRILPHLFRLLEKVEWNLPRRFFTPASKYKVIDLGSRMDNLIPSVRDFPRVVQSIRHPTTRGRSVSIGPQSAADAYETLAYRERRRRESIGSNGSIKSKGSSHELREKSGDWEGKGATSGIQGHHGNSLNDFERMMGTGSVLASPSEEKGEQDLTVGQQDEISEKEMFLRLIRPRVRYDVEVVTKLVVYTGIAWLGVGLIPMMFELVGLGSNHLRAA
- a CDS encoding Putative DNA polymerase delta, subunit 4, with the protein product MPTTRRSTGGARARSGPTRGQSTISFSHRVSKPVPKDQKKATLASAVGRADIGKQVQKAEEETDEIHLDKPATPETEEAKVEEDVPEKSKSVVRAEKINDAQINKYWKSVEAQRIAPRVHQGDVSLAEKVLRYFDVSSQYGPCIGLQRMKRWKRAERLGLNPPIEVLAVLLKEEEKGNSLERAHMDELMSSTVMGPA